TATGATATATTTCCCCTTAAAGATGATAAAGATGCTCTTCAAAATACAAATAAACTTTCTTTTGTATTTTATATATTGCTTATCTTAACTTCTCCACTTTTTTATTTTTGTTTTTACTTTGTTTATTCGATTAGGCAAAGAAACGAAATTCCTTCAATAATCATGTCTAAAAAGGCAAAATTAGCCTTAAAGGATGCATCAAAAAATAAATCGAATCTTGAAAAATCCCTTTTAGGTCTTTATAAAGCTGTTATTTTTGCTATTTTTTCGGTTAAAGGTTCAAAAGGTGAATCTTTAACCTATGATGAAGCTTCGGAAATACTTTTAAATGCCGGCGTATCTGATGAATATGTAAAAAAAGCAGAAGAGCTTTTAAGTATGATAGAAACATTAAAATATAGCGGAATGAAAATTGACAACAATGTTTTTGAAAAACTTTTTAATGAAACCAAAGATTTTATAAATAGCGTGTAGGTTATGAGTTTTAAAAAAATTTTATTTTTTTCAATATTATTTATTTCTATAGCTGGAATCTCTTACGGCTTAACCGATAAGGAAAAAAATGAGTATTTCGAACTCGGAGTTAAATTATACAATGAAGGCAAGTTTGACGAATCAATTCAATATTTTTTAAAGCTTTACGACTCTGGAGTTAAAAGCGGAGTATTGTATTACAATCTTGGAAATGCCTATTTTAAAGCTGAACAATTAGGTTATTCGGTTTTATGGTATGAAAGAGCGGTAAAACTAATGCCTCAAGATCCTGAATTAAATTTTAATCTTATCTATGCTAAGAATCTTGTTACAGATAAAAATGAAGAATATTCGGGATTAGAACAAATATTATTTTTAAAAAAAATTTTTACATCCGAGCAGATAAAATGGGGAGGTATTCTTTTATGTTTTATTTTATGTGGTTGTTTTGGCCTTAAATTATTTATAAAAGAACAGAAATTTATAATAAGATTTATAAAAATTTTAATTGCAGCTGTCTGCTTTTTTATAATAACTGGAGTTTATGATTATTATAAAATGAATTTCAAAAATTTTGCTGTAATAATCCCAGAAAAAGTATCGGTAAAAGCTGGAATATTCGATGAATCTACCGAACTTTTTATCCTCCATTCTGGAGCAAAAGTAAAGATTCAAAAAGAAACTAAGGATCACATTCTAATATTTTTTTCAAAAGGAAAAATAGGCTTTATAAAAAAATCGGAAGCTGTTGAGATATGAGGTTTAATTTTTAATACAAAATATATAGATGCACAGGAATTACTGTATATGATTAGAGGTATTTTTGGTATTTTTCAGCGTGATGGCAAACCTGTTGAGCCTTTGCGTATTGACACTATGTGTAAAGCAATGGAAAACTGGACGCCAAACGGTTGCTCTATATGGCGTGATGGTTGTTCGAGCTTAGGACAGGGGCGACTTGACGCAACCCAAATGAATAATGATCGCTTGTATGTTGAAGCTGATGCTAAGTTTGTATTTACTGCCCAAGCACGGATAGATAATCGTAAGGAGTTACTCACTGATTTAGGACTGTATCAGCCTCAGGCATTAGCTATAAGCGATGCTGAATTGATCAGACAGTCCTATTTGCGCTGGGGTGAAGATTGTGTTCAGCGGATTTATGGGGATTGGTCGTTTGCCGCTTACCATCCTTTAGAATGTAAACTTTTTTTGGCTCGAGATCATTATGGTAGAACAGCTCTTTATTATTATGAGGATCCACATATTTTTGTTTTCGCTTCATCACGCAAAGCATTACTAAAGTTAAATCTTGCGCCATTAAAAATGGATGAGCTCTATTTAGGCCAAGTAGTAATTTCATGGCCAGCCTATCATGATGGAAGAACAGTGTATAGTCACATTAAACGACTTCCACCCGCTCATTGCATGACAGTCACTCCTAAAGGACTGAATATCCGTCTTTACTGGGATATGCAAAATGTAACTGAACTGCGCCTGCCGAATAGGCAAGATTATGTATCAGCATTTAAAGAAATATTTTTTGAAGCTGTCAAAGCAAGGTTAAGGACAACGGATAATGCCGCCAAGATTGCTGTAACTTTAAGCGGTGGGCTGGATTCAGGCTCAGTCGCGGTTACAGCGGCTCATTTTTTGCAAGCACAAGGCAGACGACTGACTGCTTATACTTCCGTGCCCCTGTCAGAAACTCAAATTTATATAGGGAAAGAGCGTTTCGGAGATGAATTTTTTTTTGCTCAAGCTACAGCTCTAAGGGCAGGTAATATTGACCTGTATCCCATTACTACTGCCAATATAAACCCCATTCAGGGGATACGTCATATGCTGCAGATCAGGAACGAACCTGCTCATGCCGCCGGCAATTTTTTCTGGATGCATGATCTTATGCAAACAGCTATGGAAAATGACTGTCGAGTTTTGCTTACTGGCCAAAGTGGCAATGGCAGTATTTCATGGATCGGGTCGATTTTTTCTCAGCCTCTTGCATTTCAATTACGTCACTTTGGGTGGCGTTGGGTAAAAGAAGCAATCAAATACTATGCTCCTGTTTCAATACTGCAAAAATATCAAAAAATTCGCATTACAACGGATAACATGTGGCAATCATCCTCAATTAATCCTGATTTTGCAAAACGAATCAATTTGTTTGACCAGATGTTGTCAAATCCTTATTCGTTCAGTTTTCCAAAACAATCGCCATTGGAAAGACGGTTTGCTTTTATTCATCCAGGACGATCTTTAATAGGTTCATTATGGGCTGAAAACAGTGCAGCTTATGGACTTGAAATACTTGACCCTACTTCAGATGTTCGCGTTATGACGTTTACTCTCTCAGTGCCGGACTCTATTTTTATGGATTCACGGACAGGATTGGATAGATGGTTGATTAGAGAAGCCATGAAAAATTATCTCCCTGACGAAGTGAGGTTAAACCGTAAACGCGGGCGTCAAGCTGCTGATCTCGTTCCACGGCTTAGAAAGTGTGCTGCCGAGGTGGAGGCTGTTTTGGAGGAACTGGAAAAGGGAATAGCTTCCTTTTATCTAAATATACCGTATATGCGTAAAGTATGGCAAATGATTCAAACTCAGGATACTCCCGAAGCGTTCCATAAATCTATTACTATCTTAACGCGTGGGATTATGGCAGGATTGTTTGTGAATAATATTGGTAATATATAAATAATTTTTGATTATACAGCGCTACACAAGTTTGAAGATCGTCCCTTCCCCCCTTGATGGGGGCAGGGCTGTTAAGTTCTAAACTATTAGTAAACAAGCGTTAATACAAAACTGTAAAAAG
This portion of the Desulfobacterales bacterium genome encodes:
- a CDS encoding asparagine synthetase B gives rise to the protein MRGIFGIFQRDGKPVEPLRIDTMCKAMENWTPNGCSIWRDGCSSLGQGRLDATQMNNDRLYVEADAKFVFTAQARIDNRKELLTDLGLYQPQALAISDAELIRQSYLRWGEDCVQRIYGDWSFAAYHPLECKLFLARDHYGRTALYYYEDPHIFVFASSRKALLKLNLAPLKMDELYLGQVVISWPAYHDGRTVYSHIKRLPPAHCMTVTPKGLNIRLYWDMQNVTELRLPNRQDYVSAFKEIFFEAVKARLRTTDNAAKIAVTLSGGLDSGSVAVTAAHFLQAQGRRLTAYTSVPLSETQIYIGKERFGDEFFFAQATALRAGNIDLYPITTANINPIQGIRHMLQIRNEPAHAAGNFFWMHDLMQTAMENDCRVLLTGQSGNGSISWIGSIFSQPLAFQLRHFGWRWVKEAIKYYAPVSILQKYQKIRITTDNMWQSSSINPDFAKRINLFDQMLSNPYSFSFPKQSPLERRFAFIHPGRSLIGSLWAENSAAYGLEILDPTSDVRVMTFTLSVPDSIFMDSRTGLDRWLIREAMKNYLPDEVRLNRKRGRQAADLVPRLRKCAAEVEAVLEELEKGIASFYLNIPYMRKVWQMIQTQDTPEAFHKSITILTRGIMAGLFVNNIGNI